From a region of the Mercurialis annua linkage group LG1-X, ddMerAnnu1.2, whole genome shotgun sequence genome:
- the LOC126678667 gene encoding WUSCHEL-related homeobox 8-like, whose product MEEYQNQMLFGNNNEAGVKVMTDDQLEMLRKQISIYSSLCESLVQTHTAFSGQHHLSGMRMPSSYNGPFWPYTVNRIPSRQRWAPKQEQLGKLESMFNESSVTPDREKVKEIAAQLLVHGPISEANVCNWFQNRRARSKRKKSRLAPPEIRESEEKKTEEVDEIQPDENLEFMVNQMYSQSPEIQGIDYLMGKEEIPVSYNPYRQLEHDLLG is encoded by the exons TGACTGATGATCAGTTGGAAATGCTTAGAAAACAGATATCCATTTATTCTTCTCTCTGTGAAAGCCTTGTTCAGACCCACACCGCCTTTTCTGGCCAACATCATCTCTCTG GAATGAGAATGCCAAGTTCATACAATGGTCCGTTTTGGCCGTATACTGTGAACAGAATCCCGTCTAGGCAGCGATGGGCTCCGAAACAAGAACAGCTTGGGAAACTAGAGAGCATGTTTAATGAATCGAGTGTAACTCCAGATAGGGAGAAGGTGAAAGAGATAGCTGCTCAACTTTTAGTGCATGGCCCAATTTCTGAAGCAAATGTGTGTAATTGGTTTCAGAACAGAAGGGCTCGTTCTAAAAGAAAAAAGTCACGTTTAGCACCACCGGAAATTAGAGAATCCGAAGAAAAGAAGACAGAAGAAGTTGATGAAATCCAACCTGATGAGAATTTAGAGTTCATGGTTAATCAAATGTACAGCCAGAGTCCTGAAATACAAG GGATTGATTATCTGATGGGCAAAGAAGAAATTCCAGTAAGCTATAATCCTTACCGTCAATTGGAGCATGACTTACTTGGATGA